One Anser cygnoides isolate HZ-2024a breed goose chromosome 4, Taihu_goose_T2T_genome, whole genome shotgun sequence genomic region harbors:
- the ERI1 gene encoding 3'-5' exoribonuclease 1 isoform X2, producing MEEQQEEQKENRPQPARPQPPPAARPPGKQHSGVGDQGTKGKSPASSQSDFSDPVYKEIAMTNGYINRMTRDELRSKLAEFKLETRGVKDVLKKRLKNYYKKQKLMQKEALNSDSYYDYICVVDFEATCEEGNPPEFVHEIIEFPVVLLNTHTLEIEDTFQQYVKPEVNPKLSNFCIGLTGITQDVIDKADTFPQVLQNVIEWMRQRELGTKYSYCMLTDGSWDMSKFLNIQCRVSRIKYPSFAKKWINIRKSYGNFYKVPRNQTKLTIMLEKLGMTYDGRPHSGLDDSKNIARIAIRMLQDGCELRVNEKMHAGQLMTVSSSAPLEGAPAPQMPRYRN from the exons atggaggagcagcaggaggagcagaaggagaaccgcccgcagcccgcccgcccgcagccgccgcccgccgcccgcccgccg ggCAAGCAGCACAGCGGGGTGGGCGATCAAGGAACTAAGGGGAAAAGCCCAGCTTCCAGTCAGAGTGACTTCAGCGACCCCGTGTACAAGGAAATCGCCATGACCAATGGCTACATCAACAGAATGACCCGAGACGAGCTTAGAAGTAAACTTGCAGAGTTCAAACTTGAAACCAG AGGAGTAAAAGATGTGCTGAAGAAGAGACTGAAGAATTATTACAAGAAACAGAAGCTGATGCAGAAGGAAGCTCTTAATTCAGACAGCTACTATGACTATATCTGCGTTGTTGACTTTGAAGCAACCTGTGAAGAAGGAAACCCACCTGAATTCGTACATGAAATAATTGAGTTTCCTGTTGTCTTACTGAACACACATACCCTGGAAATA GAGGATACGTTTCAGCAGTATGTGAAGCCAGAGGTCAATCCCAAACTTTCAAATTTCTGTATTGGTCTGACAGGAATCACCCAG GACGTCATTGATAAAGCTGATACATTTCCTCAAGTTCTACAGAACGTCATAGAGTGGATGAGGCAGCGAGAACTGGGAACAAAGTACAGCTATTGCATGTTGACAGATGG aTCTTGGGATATGAGTAAATTTTTGAATATCCAGTGCCGTGTTAGCCGTATTAAATACCCTTCGTTTGCCAAAAAGTGGATCAATATTCGCAAATCATATGGGAACTTCTATAAG GTTCCTAGGAACCAGACCAAGCTGACAATCATGCTCGAAAAGCTGGGGATGACCTATGACGGGAGGCCTCACAGTGGACTTGACGACTCTAAAAACATTGCAAGGATAGCTATAAGGATGCTGCAGGATGGCTGTGAACTGCGAGTGAATGAGAAAATGCACGCAGGACAGCTCATGACAGTCTCCTCTTCAGCCCCCTTAGAGGGAGCCCCTGCTCCACAGATGCCCCGTTACAGAAACTAA
- the ERI1 gene encoding 3'-5' exoribonuclease 1 isoform X1, producing the protein MTNGYINRMTRDELRSKLAEFKLETRGVKDVLKKRLKNYYKKQKLMQKEALNSDSYYDYICVVDFEATCEEGNPPEFVHEIIEFPVVLLNTHTLEIEDTFQQYVKPEVNPKLSNFCIGLTGITQDVIDKADTFPQVLQNVIEWMRQRELGTKYSYCMLTDGSWDMSKFLNIQCRVSRIKYPSFAKKWINIRKSYGNFYKVPRNQTKLTIMLEKLGMTYDGRPHSGLDDSKNIARIAIRMLQDGCELRVNEKMHAGQLMTVSSSAPLEGAPAPQMPRYRN; encoded by the exons ATGACCAATGGCTACATCAACAGAATGACCCGAGACGAGCTTAGAAGTAAACTTGCAGAGTTCAAACTTGAAACCAG AGGAGTAAAAGATGTGCTGAAGAAGAGACTGAAGAATTATTACAAGAAACAGAAGCTGATGCAGAAGGAAGCTCTTAATTCAGACAGCTACTATGACTATATCTGCGTTGTTGACTTTGAAGCAACCTGTGAAGAAGGAAACCCACCTGAATTCGTACATGAAATAATTGAGTTTCCTGTTGTCTTACTGAACACACATACCCTGGAAATA GAGGATACGTTTCAGCAGTATGTGAAGCCAGAGGTCAATCCCAAACTTTCAAATTTCTGTATTGGTCTGACAGGAATCACCCAG GACGTCATTGATAAAGCTGATACATTTCCTCAAGTTCTACAGAACGTCATAGAGTGGATGAGGCAGCGAGAACTGGGAACAAAGTACAGCTATTGCATGTTGACAGATGG aTCTTGGGATATGAGTAAATTTTTGAATATCCAGTGCCGTGTTAGCCGTATTAAATACCCTTCGTTTGCCAAAAAGTGGATCAATATTCGCAAATCATATGGGAACTTCTATAAG GTTCCTAGGAACCAGACCAAGCTGACAATCATGCTCGAAAAGCTGGGGATGACCTATGACGGGAGGCCTCACAGTGGACTTGACGACTCTAAAAACATTGCAAGGATAGCTATAAGGATGCTGCAGGATGGCTGTGAACTGCGAGTGAATGAGAAAATGCACGCAGGACAGCTCATGACAGTCTCCTCTTCAGCCCCCTTAGAGGGAGCCCCTGCTCCACAGATGCCCCGTTACAGAAACTAA